The following coding sequences lie in one Rhizobium rhododendri genomic window:
- a CDS encoding ABC transporter permease, with the protein MSYSKALIPPRAPPPEAMTRMRPARMTGYIVVTLWALLGVALLAMMITNWDNEKFFKYGPRFVHGLITTLELVAFSIVFGAVLSVPLAFARMSKNRLFSGFAYVYVYVFRGTPILAQLFLIYYGLGSFRPEWQSVGLWWFFREAWYCGLLSLTLNTAAYQTEILRGAIISVSKGQHEAASSLGIPKLVAFFKIILPQALIVALRPYGNEIILMVKGSAVVAIITVFDLMGETRYAFSQTYDYQSYLWAAIFYLSIVEILRHFLEWTERRLTRHLVR; encoded by the coding sequence ATGAGCTATTCGAAGGCCCTTATCCCGCCACGCGCGCCGCCACCAGAGGCCATGACCCGGATGCGACCGGCCCGGATGACAGGCTACATCGTCGTGACCCTCTGGGCTCTCCTCGGTGTTGCCCTGCTGGCGATGATGATTACCAACTGGGACAACGAGAAATTCTTCAAATACGGACCGCGCTTCGTGCATGGCCTGATAACGACGCTCGAGCTGGTGGCCTTCTCGATCGTCTTCGGCGCGGTGCTTTCAGTACCGCTGGCCTTTGCCCGCATGTCGAAGAACCGGCTGTTCAGCGGCTTTGCCTATGTCTACGTCTACGTCTTTCGTGGAACGCCGATCCTCGCCCAGCTTTTCCTGATCTACTACGGCCTCGGCAGCTTTCGGCCCGAATGGCAGTCGGTCGGCCTCTGGTGGTTCTTTCGCGAGGCCTGGTATTGCGGGCTGCTGTCGCTGACACTGAACACCGCTGCCTACCAGACGGAAATCCTGCGTGGCGCCATCATCAGCGTCTCCAAGGGCCAGCACGAGGCAGCCTCGTCGCTCGGCATCCCCAAGCTGGTAGCCTTCTTCAAGATCATCCTGCCGCAGGCACTGATCGTCGCGCTTCGCCCCTACGGCAACGAAATCATCCTGATGGTAAAGGGCTCGGCGGTCGTTGCCATCATCACCGTCTTCGACCTCATGGGTGAAACGCGCTACGCCTTCTCGCAAACCTACGATTACCAGAGCTACCTCTGGGCGGCGATCTTCTACCTCAGCATCGTCGAAATCCTGCGTCATTTCCTGGAATGGACAGAACGCCGGCTGACACGGCACCTCGTCCGGTAA
- a CDS encoding usg protein, whose product MHKEMELQLKGYGLTTAEIFYRLPDHPAILQTYLWQDYDLSPDFPEMRSFLKFWQEKLDGPLHSVRYVHRKLISATDWRALKGEFILN is encoded by the coding sequence ATGCATAAGGAAATGGAATTGCAGCTGAAAGGCTACGGACTGACCACCGCCGAAATTTTCTACCGCCTTCCCGATCATCCCGCCATCCTCCAGACCTATCTCTGGCAAGACTACGATCTCTCCCCGGACTTTCCGGAAATGCGCAGCTTCCTGAAATTTTGGCAGGAGAAACTCGACGGCCCCCTCCACTCCGTCCGTTACGTCCACCGCAAGCTGATCTCGGCAACAGACTGGCGCGCCCTCAAAGGCGAATTCATCCTGAACTGA
- a CDS encoding methyltransferase domain-containing protein has translation MKNKIDEDALADAYNRALELEKSGDIDAAVAAYNEVLAIDPDDHGGASVRIASMGRGETPTRAPDAYVETLFDQHAEVFEDVLVEQLGYHVPMLVRQRLQALGLGPFKRLLDLGCGTGLTGGVLSDIVDDMTGIDLSENMVEIADEKDIYDSLFVAEVEDFLEDNDEEPFDIITATDVLPYLGALEPLFFGTAENLTPGGLFIFSSETLPEETLAGRPYMVGPHQRFAHAEAYVRERLTATGFDLIEITDINVRMEDGQPTPGHLVVARLKQQH, from the coding sequence ATGAAAAACAAGATCGACGAAGACGCGCTGGCCGACGCCTATAACCGAGCCCTCGAGCTGGAGAAATCCGGCGACATCGACGCGGCCGTTGCCGCCTATAACGAGGTCCTGGCAATCGACCCCGACGATCACGGCGGCGCCTCAGTTCGCATCGCCTCGATGGGACGCGGCGAGACACCGACACGGGCGCCGGACGCCTATGTCGAGACGCTGTTCGACCAGCATGCCGAAGTCTTCGAGGACGTGCTCGTCGAGCAACTCGGCTACCATGTGCCGATGCTGGTTCGCCAGCGCCTGCAGGCACTCGGCCTCGGGCCCTTCAAGCGGCTGCTCGATCTCGGCTGCGGCACCGGCCTCACAGGCGGCGTGCTCAGCGACATCGTCGACGACATGACCGGCATAGACCTGTCGGAAAACATGGTCGAGATCGCCGACGAGAAGGACATCTACGATTCGCTGTTTGTCGCAGAGGTCGAGGATTTTCTCGAGGACAACGACGAAGAGCCCTTCGACATCATAACCGCCACCGACGTGCTGCCGTATCTCGGTGCGCTCGAGCCGCTGTTCTTCGGAACCGCCGAAAACCTGACGCCCGGCGGCCTCTTCATATTCTCGTCGGAAACGCTGCCCGAAGAAACCCTCGCCGGCCGCCCCTACATGGTCGGCCCGCACCAGCGCTTCGCCCACGCTGAGGCCTACGTCCGCGAACGCCTGACAGCCACCGGCTTCGACCTCATCGAAATCACCGACATCAACGTCCGCATGGAAGACGGGCAGCCAACCCCGGGGCATCTGGTGGTGGCGCGGTTGAAGCAGCAGCACTGA
- a CDS encoding ABC transporter ATP-binding protein, which produces MNVIAHPRFQPVEHKSTQPEAASAAPGAGAIRVRGLEKRFGDNQVLRGIDLDIPAGQFVAVIGKSGCGKSTLLRILMGLDAPTGGSVAFGTTSGEAAPNARIVFQEPRLLPWLSVADNVTVGLGEGVSKAEGRKAAARVLSEVQLAEKAGNWPAQLSGGQRQRVALARALVSKPGILALDEPLGALDALTRISMQELLNRVWRELGFTAVLVTHDVSEAVHLADRVIVLEEGGIALDLPVPHPHPRRHGNPALAELEGKLLAAILGH; this is translated from the coding sequence ATGAACGTCATCGCCCACCCACGATTTCAGCCGGTCGAACACAAAAGCACACAGCCGGAGGCGGCGAGTGCTGCACCGGGTGCCGGTGCCATCCGCGTCCGTGGCCTCGAAAAGCGTTTCGGCGACAACCAGGTCCTGCGGGGTATCGATCTCGATATTCCGGCCGGCCAGTTCGTCGCCGTCATCGGCAAGAGCGGCTGCGGCAAGAGCACGCTGCTACGCATCCTGATGGGACTGGACGCGCCGACCGGCGGCAGCGTCGCCTTCGGTACAACCTCGGGCGAGGCGGCTCCGAACGCCCGCATCGTCTTCCAGGAGCCACGCCTGCTGCCCTGGCTGAGCGTCGCCGACAATGTCACCGTCGGTCTCGGCGAGGGTGTTTCCAAGGCAGAAGGTCGCAAGGCTGCGGCGAGGGTTCTCTCGGAAGTGCAACTGGCGGAAAAGGCCGGTAACTGGCCGGCTCAACTGTCCGGTGGACAGCGCCAACGCGTGGCGCTCGCCCGCGCGCTGGTCAGCAAGCCCGGCATTCTTGCCCTGGACGAGCCGCTCGGCGCCCTCGACGCGCTCACCCGCATCAGCATGCAGGAGCTCTTGAACCGCGTCTGGCGCGAACTCGGCTTCACAGCCGTCCTCGTCACCCACGATGTCAGCGAAGCCGTGCATCTGGCCGACCGCGTCATTGTGCTCGAGGAAGGCGGGATTGCCCTCGACCTCCCCGTTCCCCACCCCCATCCCCGCCGCCACGGCAATCCGGCGCTGGCGGAGCTGGAAGGCAAGCTGCTGGCCGCTATCCTGGGGCATTGA
- the ssuC gene encoding aliphatic sulfonate ABC transporter permease SsuC has translation MAAVDTHFVEVRAARTADNDIASRARKNLEAWLPYLVPVAIVALWQLGSSAGWISSRIMPSPFDVVMAFWQTTTSGQLPKDIAVSAGRAFAGLFVGGSIGFLLGLANGVSRLSEKLTDTTLQMMRTVPHLAMIPLVILWFGIGEESKLFLTSLGVLFPVYLNTYHGVRNVDRDLIEMGRVYGMGNWTLFRKVIFPGALPSIFVGLRYALGIMWLTLIVSESIAASSGIGHMANNAREFMMTDVVVLSLVIYAVLGKLADVAARAMERRALRWNPTYQQR, from the coding sequence ATGGCGGCAGTCGACACACACTTCGTCGAGGTAAGGGCAGCGCGGACGGCGGACAACGATATCGCCAGCCGCGCGCGCAAAAACCTGGAGGCCTGGCTGCCTTACCTGGTTCCGGTCGCCATCGTCGCACTCTGGCAGCTCGGCTCGTCGGCCGGATGGATTTCGTCGCGGATCATGCCATCGCCGTTCGATGTGGTGATGGCCTTCTGGCAGACGACGACCTCCGGTCAATTGCCGAAAGACATTGCCGTCAGCGCCGGCCGAGCCTTTGCCGGCCTGTTTGTCGGCGGCAGCATCGGGTTCCTGCTTGGTCTTGCCAACGGCGTGTCGCGGCTGTCGGAAAAGCTGACCGACACGACCTTGCAGATGATGCGCACCGTGCCGCATCTGGCGATGATCCCTCTGGTCATCCTGTGGTTCGGCATCGGCGAGGAATCAAAGCTGTTCCTGACCTCGCTCGGTGTGTTGTTTCCGGTCTACCTCAACACCTATCATGGCGTACGCAATGTCGACCGAGACCTGATCGAGATGGGTCGCGTCTACGGCATGGGCAACTGGACGCTGTTTCGCAAGGTCATCTTTCCCGGCGCCCTGCCGTCGATCTTCGTCGGCCTGCGCTATGCGCTCGGCATCATGTGGCTGACGCTGATCGTCTCGGAATCGATTGCGGCTTCATCCGGCATCGGCCACATGGCCAACAACGCCCGCGAATTCATGATGACCGATGTCGTCGTGCTGTCGCTGGTGATCTATGCGGTGCTCGGCAAGCTGGCCGATGTTGCAGCCCGGGCGATGGAGCGCAGGGCGCTCCGCTGGAACCCTACCTATCAGCAGCGCTGA
- the ssuD gene encoding FMNH2-dependent alkanesulfonate monooxygenase: MTNTSKPIDFLWFIPTSGDGSYLGSADLNRDTDIGYLTQIAQAVDRLGYSGVLLPTGVSCEESFVTAAALAAHTQKLKFLVAVRPGTASPAYYARLASTLDRISHGRLLLNIVVGGSPSELAGDGIFLKHDERYDHANEFFDVFEELMAKGTSTLDGKYIKATGARLALPPVQSPRPPLYFGGSSDAGIDFAVGRVDKYLTWGEPPAQVAEKVEKVRAAAKRTGREVSFGIRLHFIVRETDDEAWAAADRLISQLDDDTIREAQERFVKESDSVGQKRMAALHGGRRDNLEVSPNLWAGVGLVRAGAGTALVGSPKTVAARLREYQEIGIETVIGSGYPHLEEAYRVSELLFPELGLGRELQRGSFDVEFGKRQVFGGGSHGGNLKVVSGS, encoded by the coding sequence ATGACAAACACTTCCAAGCCAATCGACTTCCTCTGGTTTATCCCGACTTCGGGCGACGGCAGCTATCTCGGTTCCGCCGACCTCAACCGCGACACGGATATCGGCTATCTGACGCAGATCGCGCAGGCCGTCGATCGCCTCGGCTATTCCGGCGTGCTGCTGCCGACCGGCGTGTCATGCGAGGAATCCTTCGTCACGGCGGCAGCGCTTGCAGCCCATACGCAGAAGCTCAAATTCCTGGTGGCGGTGCGTCCCGGTACGGCGTCGCCGGCCTATTACGCCCGGCTGGCCTCAACGCTCGATCGCATCTCGCACGGACGCCTGCTGCTTAACATCGTCGTCGGCGGCAGTCCCTCTGAGCTTGCGGGCGACGGCATCTTCCTGAAGCATGACGAGCGCTACGATCACGCCAATGAATTCTTCGACGTGTTCGAAGAGCTGATGGCCAAGGGCACGTCGACGCTCGATGGCAAGTATATCAAGGCGACCGGTGCACGGTTGGCCCTGCCGCCGGTGCAATCGCCGCGTCCGCCGCTGTATTTCGGCGGTTCTTCGGACGCTGGCATCGATTTTGCCGTCGGTCGCGTCGACAAGTACCTGACCTGGGGCGAACCTCCGGCGCAGGTTGCCGAAAAGGTCGAAAAGGTGCGGGCTGCAGCAAAGCGCACCGGCCGCGAAGTCAGCTTCGGCATCCGCCTCCACTTCATCGTTCGTGAAACCGACGACGAGGCTTGGGCCGCCGCCGACCGCCTGATCTCGCAGCTCGACGACGATACGATCCGCGAAGCACAGGAGCGCTTCGTCAAGGAATCCGATTCTGTCGGACAGAAGCGCATGGCCGCCCTGCATGGCGGACGCCGCGACAATCTCGAAGTGTCTCCCAACCTCTGGGCCGGAGTTGGCCTGGTGCGCGCGGGAGCCGGCACGGCCCTGGTCGGATCGCCGAAGACTGTGGCCGCACGCCTGCGCGAATACCAGGAGATCGGCATCGAGACGGTGATCGGCTCCGGCTATCCGCATCTGGAAGAAGCTTACCGCGTTTCCGAGCTGCTCTTCCCGGAACTGGGGCTTGGACGCGAATTGCAGCGCGGCAGCTTCGACGTCGAGTTCGGCAAGCGCCAGGTTTTCGGCGGCGGCAGCCATGGTGGCAACCTGAAGGTCGTGTCCGGATCCTGA
- a CDS encoding aliphatic sulfonate ABC transporter substrate-binding protein, whose amino-acid sequence MITRRQTLGLFGAAASAAILPQVRGASAATGTTLRVGWQKFGVVPLAKKSGALEKRLAGKGVTVEWNEFTSGPPLLEAIGAGAIDFGITGDVPPLFAQAAGRDLLYVGAYQGPAAFHGLLVHKDSPIQKIEDLKGKKLAYKRGSSGHNFAIQVLRKGGLTVSDITEVDLAPPDAAAAFKNGSIDAWAIWDPYFAVTEADPQTRVLTTSEGIIDNWGYFLGNGGFTAKNPEVIADVIDELAKVGAAAQTNLDATVTALAQITGVPEPITRVTLTRSKADLGKVSLMPDAALAYQQALADDFYSLGIVPKKLKVSDIVWHPKAS is encoded by the coding sequence ATGATTACCCGCAGACAGACGCTTGGGCTTTTCGGTGCAGCCGCTTCTGCTGCCATCCTTCCGCAGGTGAGGGGGGCGAGCGCCGCCACCGGCACGACGCTGAGGGTCGGCTGGCAGAAATTCGGCGTGGTGCCACTCGCCAAGAAAAGCGGCGCGCTGGAGAAGCGCCTGGCCGGCAAGGGCGTGACCGTCGAGTGGAACGAGTTTACCTCGGGGCCGCCGCTGCTCGAAGCCATCGGGGCGGGCGCCATCGATTTCGGGATCACCGGCGACGTGCCGCCGCTATTCGCGCAGGCTGCCGGTCGTGACCTCCTCTATGTCGGTGCCTATCAGGGGCCGGCCGCCTTTCACGGCCTGCTGGTGCACAAGGATTCGCCGATCCAGAAGATCGAGGATCTGAAGGGCAAGAAACTCGCCTACAAGCGCGGTTCCAGCGGCCACAACTTCGCCATCCAGGTATTGCGCAAGGGCGGCCTGACGGTCTCTGACATCACGGAGGTGGATCTGGCGCCACCGGACGCCGCTGCTGCTTTCAAGAACGGCAGCATCGATGCCTGGGCGATCTGGGATCCCTACTTTGCCGTCACAGAGGCCGATCCGCAGACACGCGTGCTGACCACCTCCGAGGGCATCATCGACAACTGGGGCTATTTCCTCGGCAACGGCGGCTTCACGGCCAAGAACCCAGAGGTGATTGCCGACGTCATCGACGAACTGGCCAAGGTCGGTGCCGCGGCGCAGACCAATCTCGATGCAACGGTGACGGCGCTGGCGCAGATCACCGGCGTGCCGGAGCCGATCACTCGCGTCACGCTGACCCGCAGCAAGGCTGACCTCGGCAAGGTCTCGCTGATGCCGGACGCGGCGCTTGCCTACCAGCAGGCTTTGGCGGACGATTTCTACAGCCTCGGCATCGTGCCGAAGAAGCTCAAGGTCAGCGACATCGTCTGGCACCCTAAAGCCAGCTGA
- a CDS encoding aliphatic sulfonate ABC transporter substrate-binding protein: MISRRQTLGLLGAVAATSLLPLGGIARAAAAKQLRIGWQKNGVLALAKRQGALEKRLAGQGVSVEWSEFTSGPPLLEALGAGALDFGATGDVPPLFAQAANGNLLYVGLYRGSPEGSAILVRADSSIKSLADLKGKKLAFKRGSSAHNVAVKALQKAGLTPSDVEPIDLSPSDAAAAFKTGSIDAWSIWDPYLAIAEADPQTRVLATARGIVDSYSFFLANGDYTASNPQLVSAVIDELAKVGAAAQGQLEDTVAALSGITGVPADVTRVTLTRPGADLGSVSTMTDAAVAYQQSLAEEFYGLGIVPKKLNVSDIVWRPKAS; this comes from the coding sequence ATGATATCGCGCAGACAGACACTCGGGCTTTTGGGCGCCGTCGCCGCTACATCGCTTCTACCGCTCGGCGGCATCGCACGCGCCGCAGCCGCCAAGCAGCTGCGCATCGGCTGGCAGAAGAACGGCGTGCTGGCGCTGGCCAAGCGCCAGGGAGCGCTGGAGAAGCGGCTGGCGGGGCAAGGTGTTTCGGTCGAATGGTCGGAGTTCACCTCGGGGCCGCCTCTGCTGGAAGCACTCGGGGCCGGCGCGCTGGATTTCGGCGCAACCGGCGATGTCCCGCCGCTGTTTGCCCAGGCGGCGAATGGCAATCTCCTTTATGTCGGGCTCTATCGCGGCAGCCCGGAAGGCTCTGCCATACTGGTGCGGGCGGATTCGTCGATCAAGTCGCTTGCCGACCTCAAGGGCAAGAAGCTTGCCTTCAAGCGTGGCTCCAGCGCCCACAACGTTGCTGTCAAGGCCCTGCAAAAGGCAGGCCTGACGCCTTCAGATGTCGAGCCGATCGACCTGTCGCCCTCGGATGCGGCTGCCGCCTTCAAGACCGGCAGCATCGATGCCTGGTCGATCTGGGATCCCTATCTGGCGATTGCCGAGGCCGATCCCCAGACCCGCGTGCTGGCGACGGCGCGGGGTATCGTCGACAGTTATTCGTTTTTCCTCGCCAATGGCGACTATACGGCGAGCAACCCGCAGCTCGTGTCTGCCGTCATCGACGAACTGGCAAAGGTGGGTGCTGCGGCACAGGGGCAACTCGAGGACACCGTGGCGGCGCTCTCCGGCATCACCGGTGTGCCGGCCGACGTGACGCGGGTGACGCTGACGCGGCCCGGCGCGGATCTCGGCAGCGTCTCGACGATGACAGATGCAGCGGTTGCCTACCAGCAATCGCTGGCCGAGGAATTCTATGGTCTGGGCATCGTGCCGAAGAAGCTCAATGTCAGCGATATCGTCTGGCGGCCGAAGGCGAGTTGA
- a CDS encoding NAD(P)-dependent oxidoreductase yields the protein MSNVTFIGLGVMGYPMAGHLAVKGGHTVTVYNRTAAKAEAWVKQYGGKSAATPADAARDADFVFTCVGNDDDLRSVTTAENGVFSGMKPGAILIDNTTASAEVARELDAAAKAKGCHFIDAPVSGGQAGAENGVLTVMCGGEAAVFEKAKPVIDAYARMVGLMGDVGAGQLTKMINQICIAGLVQGLAEGIHFGQKAGLDIEKVVEVISKGAAGSWQMENRHKTMMAGKYDFGFAVDWMRKDLDIVLSEARRNGATLPVTALVDQFYGEVQAMGGKRWDTSSLLARLEKK from the coding sequence ATGTCGAATGTCACTTTCATCGGCCTCGGGGTCATGGGCTATCCGATGGCCGGACATCTCGCCGTCAAGGGCGGACACACCGTCACCGTCTATAACCGGACGGCTGCCAAGGCCGAGGCCTGGGTGAAGCAATATGGCGGCAAATCCGCTGCCACCCCGGCAGATGCCGCAAGGGACGCCGACTTCGTCTTTACCTGCGTCGGCAATGACGACGATCTGCGCTCCGTCACCACCGCCGAGAATGGCGTGTTCTCCGGCATGAAGCCCGGGGCAATCCTGATCGATAACACCACAGCCAGTGCCGAAGTCGCACGCGAACTCGATGCCGCCGCAAAAGCCAAGGGCTGCCATTTCATCGATGCTCCGGTGTCCGGTGGCCAGGCCGGTGCCGAGAACGGCGTGCTCACCGTCATGTGCGGTGGCGAAGCTGCGGTGTTCGAAAAGGCAAAGCCGGTGATCGACGCCTATGCCCGCATGGTCGGGCTCATGGGCGATGTCGGCGCCGGCCAGTTGACCAAGATGATCAACCAGATCTGCATCGCCGGCCTCGTCCAGGGCCTGGCCGAAGGCATCCATTTCGGCCAGAAGGCCGGGCTCGACATCGAGAAGGTGGTCGAGGTGATCTCCAAGGGCGCTGCCGGCTCCTGGCAGATGGAAAACCGCCACAAGACGATGATGGCCGGCAAATACGATTTCGGCTTCGCCGTCGACTGGATGCGCAAGGATCTCGACATCGTCCTCAGCGAAGCCCGCCGCAACGGTGCAACGCTGCCCGTGACGGCGCTGGTGGATCAATTCTATGGAGAAGTCCAGGCGATGGGTGGCAAGCGATGGGACACGTCGTCGCTGCTGGCCCGGCTGGAAAAGAAGTAG
- a CDS encoding Lrp/AsnC family transcriptional regulator yields MDRLDRKILRLLQEDSTLAVADLAKKVGLSTTPCWRRIQKMEEDGVIRGRVALLDPVKVNTKVTVFVSIRTASHSIEWLKRFSEVVSEFPEVVEFYRMSGDVDYLLRVVVPDIAAYDAFYKRMIAKIEIRDVSSVFAMEQIKYSTQLPLDYMLLDASKSNDE; encoded by the coding sequence ATGGATCGTCTAGATAGAAAGATCCTGCGGCTTCTGCAGGAAGATTCAACGCTTGCCGTCGCAGATCTCGCCAAGAAGGTCGGGCTGTCGACGACGCCCTGCTGGCGGCGTATCCAGAAGATGGAAGAAGACGGCGTCATCCGTGGCCGCGTCGCGCTGCTCGACCCCGTCAAGGTCAATACCAAGGTCACCGTCTTTGTCTCGATCCGGACGGCCAGCCACTCGATCGAATGGCTGAAGCGTTTTTCCGAGGTGGTTTCCGAATTTCCGGAAGTGGTGGAATTCTACCGCATGAGCGGTGACGTCGACTACCTGCTGCGCGTCGTCGTGCCCGATATTGCCGCCTATGACGCGTTCTACAAGCGGATGATCGCCAAGATCGAAATCCGCGACGTGTCGTCGGTGTTTGCCATGGAGCAGATCAAGTATTCGACGCAACTGCCGCTCGACTATATGCTGCTCGACGCCAGCAAGTCGAACGACGAATAA